CCGCGCTCACCGCCGTGCTCTTCCTGGGCGGCTGGCACGGGCCGCTGCCCGACGACCTCGGCTGGCTCTGGACCGTCCTCAAGACCTTCGCCCTGGCCTTCGTGGTCATCTGGCTGCGGGTCACCTACCCCCGGCTGCGCGAGGACCAGCTGATGCGGTTCGCGTGGACCGTCCTGATCCCGCTCGCCCTCGTCCAGCTCGCCCTGACCGGCGTCATCAAGGTGGCGATCTCCTGATGAGCTTCCCCGGCTCCGGCCTGGCCAAGGGCCTGGCCGTCACCCTGCGGACGATGACGAAGAAGACCGTCACCGCGCAGTACCCCGACGTGCAGCCCGACCTCCCGCCGCGCACCCGCGGCGTGATCGCGCTGCTGGAGGAGAACTGCACCGTCTGCATGCTCTGCGCCCGCGAGTGCCCGGACTGGTGCATCTACATCGACTCCCACAAGGAGACGCTGCCCGCCGCCGACCCGAACGCCCGCGCCCGCACCCGCAACGTGCTGGACCGGTTCGCGATCGACTTCTCGCTCTGCATGTACTGCGGCATCTGCATCGAGGTCTGCCCCTTCGACGCGCTGTTCTGGTCACCGGAGTTCGAGTACGCGGAGACCGACATCCTGGAGCTGACCCACGAGCGGGACAAGCTCCGCGAGTGGATGTGGACCGTACCGGCGCCGCCCGCCCTGGACCCGGCGGCCGAGGAGCCCAAGGAGATCGCGACCGCCCGCAAGGCGGCCGAGAAGCTGGCCGCGGCCGCGGCCGTCGAGGCGGGTGGGTCCGAGTGAGCGCGCTGCTCGCCGCGGCCGGCCCGCTGGAGCCCGCCGCCCGCTCCTTCCTCTCCCCGACCGGCGTCGAGATCGTCTTCCTGCTGGTCGGCGTCGCCGTGCTCGGCTCCGCCCTGGTCGCCGTCACCACCAAGCAGCTGGTGCACGCCGCGCTCTGGCTGGTCGTCGCGCTCGGCGGGCTGGCGGTGGAGTTCCTGCTGCTCACCGCCGAGTTCATCGCCTGGGTGCAGGTGCTCATCTACCTCGGCTCGGTCGTGGTGCTGGTGCTGTTCGGGCTGATGCTCACCAAGGCCCCGATCGGGCGCTCGCCCGACGCGGACTCCGGCAACCGCTGGGTCGCCCTGGTGGTGGCGCTCGCCGCCGCGGGCACCCTGGTGACCCTGATGGTGGACGCCTTCCGCAGCGCCTGGATCGACCTCGGCGCCGGCGGCGGCTCCACCCGGGCCACCGGGACCAGCCTGTTCCGGCACTGGGTGCTGCCCTTCGAGGCGCTGTCCGTCCTGCTGCTGGCCGCCCTGGTCGGCGCCGTCGTGCTGTCCCGCGGCGGCAGGGGCAAGGTCCCGGCCCCCCGGGCCGGCAAGCTGCGGGCCGGCAAGCCCGTCGGCACCCCGGGCCGCGCCGTTCCGCCGCCCGCCGGACCGGACGGCGGAGCCCCGATGCCCGCCGACCCGGCGCCCGCCGCCTCGACGACCCCTCCGCAGGAGCGCTGACCGCCGATGCACCTCGCCTACCCAGCCGTCCTCGCCGCGCTGCTCTTCAGCGTCGGCGTGTACGGCGTGCTCGCCCGGCGCAACGTCGTCCTGGTGCTGATGTCCGTCGAGCTGATGCTCAACGCCGTCAACCTCGACCTGGTCGCCTTCGACGCCTGGCTGCGCGACTCGCTGCACGCCGGACAGGCCCTCACCCTCTTCGTGATCACCGTCGCCGCCGCCGAGATCGGACTCGGCCTGGCGATCGTCCTGCTGGTCTTCCGGACCAGGGGCACCGCCGACATCGACCGGATCACCGCGCTCGGCGACCCGGCCGAGGCCGCCCAGGCGCCCGCCTCGGCCGACACCCTGAAGGGCCGGGCCGCCGCATGAACCTTGCCCTCCCGGTGCTCGTCCCCGCGCTGCCCGCGCTCGGCGCCGCCGCCACCTTCGCCACCGGCCGGCGCGCCCCCGGCTTCGCCCGGCCACTGGCGATCCTCCCGGTCGCCGCCTCCGCCGTGCTGGCCCTGGTCGTCGCCCTCCAGCTCGGCACCGGCCAGGTGCTGGACGCCGCCACCCGGCTCACCCCGACCGGCGGCCCCGAGATCTCCCTCGGCATCCAGCTGGACGGCTACACCTCGGTGATCACCGTCCTGGTCGGCCTGGTCGCCACCTGCGTGCAGGTCTACTCGACCGCCTACCTCAAGGACGACCCCCGCTACCCCTCGTACGCGGCGCTGGTCTCGCTGTTCACGGCCGCGATGTTCGTGGTCGTCTACTCCGGCGACCTGATCGTGCTGCTGGTCGGCTGGGAGGTCATGGGCATCTGCTCGTACTTCCTGATCGGCCACCACTGGGAGACCGCCGACGCCCGCTCCGCCTCGCTGAAGGCCTTCCTGGTCACCAAGCTCGGCGACGTCCCGTTCGTGTTCGGGATCTTCCTGCTCGGCGCCGACGCCGGCAGCTTCCGGATCAGCGACGTGCTGGCCGCCGCCGGCGACGGCCGGCTCGGCCACCCCACGCTGACCGCCCTGCTGCTGCTGGCCGGCGTGGCCGGCAAGAGCGCGCAGTTCCCGCTGCACACCTGGCTCCCGGACGCGATGGCCGGCCCCACGCCGGTCTCCGCGCTGATCCACGCCGCCACCATGGTCGCGGCCGGCATCTACCTGGTCGCCCGGCTGCTGCCGGTCTTCCTGCTCTCGGGCGCCGCCCTGGTGGTGCTCGCGGTGATGGCCGCCGTGACGATGATCGGCTCCGCGCTCTGCGCGCTCGCCCAGGACGACCTCAAACGCGTCCTCGCCTACTCCACCGTCGGCCAGCTCGGCTACATGGCCGGCGCGCTCGCCAGCGGCGACCGCGAGGCGTCCGTGTTCCACCTGGTCAGCCACGGCGCCTTCAAGGCCCTGCTGTTCCTCGCCGCCGGTGTGGTGATCCACGCCGCGCACACCAACTCGATCTCCGCGATGTCCCGGATGCCCGGGCTGCGCCGCCGGGTGCCGGACGCCTACTGGACGACCGGCATCGCGCTGATCGCCCTGATCGGCCTGCCGCCGTTCTCCGGCTTCTTCAGCAAGGAGGCGGTGCTCACCGCCGCCGAGCACGCCGCCACCGGCGAGGCGATCACCAACGGCGTCGGCCCGTCCTCCGCCGTGCCCGCCACGGCCGGCTGGATCGTGCTGGTCGCGGCCGGTCTCACCGCCCTGATCACCGCCGCGTACGCGACCCGGCTCTGGCTGGTGGCCTTCCACACCCCGGCCGCCGTGCCGCCCGCGCCCGCCCCGACCGCCGCCGAGCCGGGCGCCCCGTACTCGCCCGAGGTGGACGAGGCCGACCCGGCCACCGCCGAGCCCTCCGCGATGCGCTGGCCGCTCTGGGTGCTCGCGGTACCCACCATGGGCTTCGGCATCGCCGGCGTCCGCTCGGACTGGCTGCCCGCCCTGCTGGACGGCGGCTCGCTGCGGCCCTCCCCGGTCACCGCGGTGATCGGCACCGGCCTGGCCGTGGCCGGCATCCTGATCGCGTACGCCGCCTGGCGCTCCGGCACCGCCCGGGTCACCGCGGCCCGGCTCGCCGCCGCCCGTCCGCTGGGACCCACCGCCGAGGGCCGCGTCCCCGGCCCGGCCGAGACCCCGGCGCCGGTCGAGCAGCCGCCCGCCGACCCGGGCCGCACCCTGCTCGGCCCGCTGTTCGGCCCGGCCCGGCACGGCTTCGGCGTCGACCGGCTCTACAGCGCCCTGTTCGTCCGCCCGGTCGGCGCCACCGCCAGGCTGGTCCGCTTCCTCGACCGCGAGGTGGTCGAGACGTACGTGCGCGGCACCGGCCTCGGCGCCCAGCTGCTCGGCCGGGCCGTGCGCCTGGCGCAGACCGGCAACGCGCAGACCTACCTCAGCGCCCTGCTCGCCGGCGTGGTGCTGCTCGCCGTCTGGGTGGCGGTGTAGCGGATGACCGACCCGACCGGCCCCGCCGCCCCCGCGCACCGCACCACCGCGCACAGCACTCCCGCGCACCGCACCACCGCGCACCGCACCCCGCCGCCCGCCGCAGCACCCGTTTGGAGCCCCCGATGAACGCAGTCCTCATCGCCCTCCTGGTGCTGCCGCTGCTCGGCGCCGCCCTCACCCTGGCCCCCGTCTTCGGCACCGACCCGGCCACCGCCGACCGGCGCGCCCTGCGCTTCAACACCGCCGTCACCGGCGTGGTGTTCCTGCTCACCGTCGCGCTCGCGGCCGGCTTCGACCACGACCGGCCGGCCCGGATGCAGGCCACCACCGACCTGTCCTGGATCCCGGCGATCGGCGTCCGGCTGCACCTCGGCGTCGACGGCGTCTCGCTGCCGCTGATCGTGCTGACCTCGCTGCTCACCCTGCTCTGCGCCGGCTACTCGCAGAAGCGGCTGCCCGCCGGCGAGGGCGTGCCCTCGGCGCGGTCCTTCGTCGGGCTGTTCCTGCTGCTCGAAGTCGGCATGCTGGCCACCTTCGCGGTGCTGGACCTGATCCTCTTCTTCCTGGCCTTCGAGATCGTGCTGATCCCGATGTACTTCCTGATCGCCCGCTGGGGCAGCGGACGGAAGGTGCCGGCCGCCAACCGGTTCATCCTCTACACCCTGCTCGGCTCCGCGGTGATGCTGCTCGGCTTCCTGCTGATCGGGATCAAGGCCGGCACCTTCGACATGCAGGCCCTGGCCAACGCCCACGGCAACGGCCTCAGCCACACCACCCAGCTGACCGCCGGCCTCGCGATCATGATCGGACTGGCCGTCAAGGCCCCCGCCTGGCCGCTGCACAGCTGGCTCCCGGACGCGCACACCGCCGCCCCCACCGTCGGCTCGGTGCTGCTCGCCGGCGTCCTGCTGAAGATGGGCACCTACGGCCTGGTCCGGGTCCTGCTCCCGATCGTCCCCGACGGCACGGCCACCCTCGCCCCCTACCTCGGGGCCTTCGCCGCCGTCGGCATCGTCTACGGCTCGCTGGCCTGCCTCGCGCTCGCCCGGCCCGGCGCCAAGGGCGACCTCAAGCGCCTGATCGCCTACTCCTCGGTCGGCCACATGGGCTTCGTGCTGCTGGGCATCGCCTCGCTCACCCCGGTGGGCGTCAACGGCGCGCTGTTCGCCAACATCGCCCACGGCCTGATCACCGGCCTGCTGTTCTTCGTCGTCGGCGCTCTCAAGGACCGCTACGGCACCGCCGACCTCGACACCCTCGCCGGGGCCACCGGCGCCGCCCTGTACGGACGGGCACCACGCCTCGGCGCACTGCTCGCCTTCGCCGCCGTCGCCAGCCTCGGACTGCCCGGCCTGGCCGGCTTCTGGGGCGAACTGCTCGCCATGTTCGGCGCCTTCGATCCGGCCGCCGGCCTCTCCCGGCCCGCCTTCGTCACCTACATGGTGCTGGCCGGACTCGGCACCCTGCTCACCGCCGCCTACCTGCTGATCGTGGTCCGCCGGGTCTGCATGGGCGACCCCGAGCAGCCCGCGGCCGCCGCCGACCTCCCGGACCTGCGCCGCTACGAGGCCGTCAGCTGGACCCCGCTCGCCGCGCTCACCCTGCTCGCCGGACTGTGGCCCGCCCTCCTGCTCGGTCTCTCCGACCCGGCCGTCAAGCACCTGCTCGGAGGTGGCTGACCATGCCCGCCGCCCAGCTCGCCACCACGCTCGGTCCGCAGCTCAGCTCTCACCTCACGGGGCAGCCCACTGTGACCTCCCTCGCCGTCGCCGACCCGGGCGGCCTCATCCAGTCCGTCGACTGGGTGGCCGTCGCGCCGCCGCTGATCGCCGCGCTGGCCGGCCTGGCCGTCCTGCTCGCCGACCTCTTCCTGCCCGAGCGCCGCAAGAAGCTGCTCGGCCGGCTCTCCGTCGCCGGACTCGCCCTCGCCGTCGCCGCCCTGCTGCCGCTCACCGGCGGCACCCCGCGCAGCACCTTCTGCCTGCAGGACGTCCAGGGCACGGCCGGCTGCAGTTACGTCGCCGACCACTTCGCGCTGGTCTTCCAGCTGCTCGCGCTCGGCGGCGCCCTGATCGCCGCCCTGCTCTCGGTGCACACCGTGGACGAGGCGAAGCTGCCCGGCGGCGAGTACTGGTTCCTGCTGCTCAGCAGCGCCTCCGGCGCCGCCCTGCTGCCCGCCGCCCGGGACCTGGCGACCCTGGTCGTCGCCCTGGAGGTCGCCTCGCTGCCCGCCTTCGCGCTGGTCGCGCTGCGCCGGGACGGCCGGGGCGCCGAGGCCGCGCTGAAGTTCTTCCTCTCCTCGGTGACCGCGACCGCGGTGATGCTGCTCGGCGTCAGCTTCGTCTACGCCGCCACCGGCAGCCTGCACCTCGGCGTGATCGCGGACGCCCTGCCGCACGCGCCCGGGCAGCTGAAGCCGATCGCCGAAGCCGGTGCGGTGCTCGTGCTGGTCGGCTTCGCCTTCAAGGTCGCCGTCGTCCCGTTCCACTTCTGGGTGCCCGACACCTACGTCGGCGCCCCGCTCCCGGTGGCCGGCTACCTCTCGGTGGTCGGCAAGGCCGCCGGCCTGGCCGGCCTCGCGCTGGTCACCAGCATCGGCTTCCGCGCGTACGGCCACAGTTGGGGCCCGGTGCTGGCGGTGCTGGCCGCGCTCACCATGACGGCCGGCAACGTCGCGGCGTTGCGCCAGCGCTCCGACACCGAGTACGGCGCCGTCCGCCTGCTGGCCTGGTCCTCGGTCGGCCAGGCCGGCTACCTGCTGGTGCCGATCGCCGCCGCCGGCTACCGCCCGGGACCGGACGCGCTGGGTGCCACCGCCGCGTACGGCCTGATCTACGGGGTGGTCAACCTCGGCGCCTTCGCCGTGGCCGCCGTGGTGGGCCGCTCGACCGGCAACCGGCTGGACGACTACCGCGGCCTGTTCGCCACCCGCCGCTGGACGGCGCTGGCGCTGGCGTTCTTCCTGCTCTGCCTGGCCGGGCTGCCGCCCGGCGTGATCGGCCTGTTCGGCAAGGTGGTGGTCTTCCAGGCCGCCGTCGACGCCGGGCTCGGCTGGCTGGCCGTGGTGATGGCCGCCAACGTGGTGATCGCGCTGTTCTACTACCTGGTCTGGACGGCGAAGCTGTTCACCGCCGGGCCGGTCTCCGCCGCACCCGCCGCCGGGGCCGGCGCCCCGGCCGTCCGGCTGCCCGTCTCGCTGACGGCCACCGTGGCCCTCACCGCCTCCGCGGCCGTCGTGCTGTCGGTGGTCCCGCAGCTGGTGCTCCAGGTGGCGGGCGGCAGCCTGTTCTGAGCCGGGTCGGGCCCGGGTCGGGCGGCGCGTCCGGCCGTGCCGCCCCGGGCGGGCACGCCCCCCGGCCGGTCCCGACAGGGGCCTGGGACGACCGCGGAGGGCACAAGGGAACAAGGCCCCCGCATCCGTCCGTTGATCGGGCACGGGGACTAGACAGAAGGCTTCCCACCGCACCACCTGGAGGGCCTGCCGTGCATCACCGGCACAACGGACTGAGGACCGCCGTACTGCTCGGCGGCCTTTCTGCGCTGATCCTGGTCATCGGCAGTTTCTTCGGCCGCGCCGGCTTCGTGGTGGCCCTGGTGGTCGCGGTCGGTACCAACGCCTACGCCTTCTGGAACAGCGACAAGCTGGCCCTGCGCGCCATGCGGGCCCGCCCGGTGAGCGAGATCGAGGCACCCCGGCTGTACCGGATCGTCCGCGAGCTCTCCACCTCGGCCCGCCAGCCGATGCCCCGCCTCTACATCTCGCCGACCCCGGCCCCGAACGCCTTCGCCACCGGCCGCAACCCCCGCAACGCCGCCGTCTGCTGCACCGACGGCATCCTGCAGCTGCTGGACGAACGCGAACTGCGCGGGGTGCTCGGGCACGAGCTGAGCCACGTCTACAACCGCGACATCCTGATCTCCTCGGTGGCCGGGGCGCTCGCCTCGGTGGTGATGTTCCTGGTCCACTTCGCCTGGCTGGTGCCGTTCGGCCGCAGCGAGGACGACGACGGCCCGGGCCTCTTCGGGCTCCTCGCGATCATGATCCTGGGCCCGCTCGCCGCCGGCCTGATCCAGCTGGCCGTCAGCCGCTCCCGGGAGTACCAGGCCGACGCCGACGGCGCCCGGATCACCGGCGATCCGCTGGCTCTGGCCAGCGCCCTGCGCAAGCTGGACGCCGGCACCAAGCAGCTCCCGCTGCCGCCCGAGCCGCAGCTCCAGACCGCCAGCCACATGATGATCGCCAGCCCGTTCCGCCCCGGCGAGGCCGGCGCCCGGCTGTTCTCCACCCACCCGCCGATGGCCGAGCGGATCGCCCGGCTGGAACGGCTGGCCGGCCACCGCGGCTGACCGGCCACCGCGCCCGGTCCACGCGGCTGCCCGGTCCACGCGGCCGGCCAGGAGCGGTCGCGAGCGGGCGGCCTCAGGCGCCGTCTTCCGTACACGCCCGGCGCAGCCGCTCCACCCCCTCGGCCACCTGGGCGGCGCTCTCCGCCGCCGCGTAGCTCAGCCGCAGGTGCGGGCCGGGCGGCTCGGCCGCGAAGTACGGCCGGCCGGGTGTCACACCGACCCCGGCGCGCAGCGCGGCGGCCGCCACGGCGGCCTCGTCCACGCCGTCCGGCAGCCGCAGCCACAGGTGGTAGCCGCCGGTCGGCACGGCGGGCCCCAGCAGCCCCGGCAGCCCCCGGCGCAGCGCGGCGACCGCGGCCTCCCTGCGGTCCCGCAGCTCGGCCGCCAGGGTGCGCAGGTGCCGGGCCCAGCCCGGGTCCCCGACCAGCTCCAGGGTGGCCTCCTGGAGCGGCCGCGGGACGAAGAAGCTGTCCACCACCTGGACGGCCCGCAGCCGCTCCAGGGCCGGCCCGCGCGCGGTGAGCGCCGCCACCCGCAGGCTGGGCGAGGCCGCCTTGGTCAGCGACCGGACGTGCACCACCACCCCGTCCGGGTCCTGTGCCGCCAGCGGAGGGGGCAGCGCGGCGGAGTCCGCGTGGACCAGCCGGCGGGCGAAGTCGTCCTCGATCACGAACGCGCCCGCCGCCCGGGCGATCCGCAGCACCTCGGCCCGGCGCCGCGCCGACAGCACCACGCCGGTCGGGTTCTGGAACAGCGGCTGGCAGACGAAGGCCCGGGCCCGGGTGGCCTCGAACGCCTCCGCGAGCAGGTCGGTCCGGACGCCGTCGGCGTCCACCGGGACGGGCACCGGGCGCAGCCCGGCGGCCCGGGCGACGGCGAGCGTCCCCGGGTAGGTGGGCGACTCGACCAGGACGGGGGCGCCCGGTGCCACCAGCGAGCGCAGGGCGGTGGTCAGCGCGCTCTGGCCGCCCGCCGTCACCAGCACCTCGGCGGCGCTCAGCGAACCGCCGGGCCCGCCGATGTCCCGGGCGAACCAGGCCCGCAGCTCGGTCAGCCCGTCCACCGGCGGCCGCCCCCAGGCACCCGGCCGCCGGCCGGCCCGGGCCAGTGCGGCGGCCAGCGTGCGCTCCGGCAGCAGCGAGGAGTGCGGGTAGCCGCCGTTCAGGTCGATCACGTCCGGCGGGGGGACCGTGAGGGTGGTGAGCAGGCCGCCCACGCCCGGGTTGGCGGTGCCCACCTCGGCGCTCAGCGCCACCTCCTGCCAGGACAGGTCGCCGGGGCGGGCGGCGCCCCCACCGGGGGCGGCCCGGGGCGCCCGGAACACGCCGGCGCCGGGCCGGGCCACCACCAGCCCTTCGGAGACCAGCAGCGCGATCGCCCGCGACACCGTCACCGGGCTCACCTGGTGGCGCTCCACCAGCGCCCGGCTCGACGGCAGCTTCTCTCCCTCGGAGTAGCGGTCGAGATCACGGCGAAGGCTGTCGGCCAGTTCATTGACACTGCTAGGCTCGTTCATGACGGCACAAGATAGCGCTACCCGCCCCTCGACGATAGCGGTGACACCCCGCATCGGCGGCGCGGCCGGCCGAGGCACCCTGCTGGCGGCCCTCGGCGTGCTCTGCTTCTCCTTCAGCTTCCCCGCCACCGCCGGCGCCCTGACCGGCTTCGGCCCGTGGACGGCGACCGGACTGCGCGGCGTGCTGGCCGGCGTCCTCGCGCTGGGCTGCCTGGCGGCCGCCCGGGTCCGGGTCCCCGAGCGCCGGTACTGGCCCGGGCTGCTCGTGGTGGCGGCCGGCTGCGTCCTGGGCTTCCCGCTGCTGACCACCCTGGCCCTGCAGACCTCCTCGACCGCCCACACGGCCGTCGTGGTCGGCATCCTGCCGCTGGCCACCGCCGCGGTCTCGGCGGCCCGTACCGGCGCCCGCCCCTCCCGCGCCTTCTGGTGCGCCGCGCTGGCCGGTGCGGCCGCCGTGCTCGGCTTCACCCTCCAGCAGAGCCACGGCCGGTTGGCCGTGGCGGACCTCTACCTGTTCGGGGCCCTGCTGGTCTGCGCCGCCGGGTACGCGGAGGGTGGGCGGCTCTCCCGGGAGATGCCGGGCTGGCAGGTGATCGGCTGGGCGGTGGTGGCCTCCCTGCCCGTCACGGTGCCGGCCGCGGCCGTGGCCCTGGCGGCCGAGCCCGTCCACCTGTCGGCCGGGGCGGTCGGCGGGCTGGCCTACACGGCGGCGGTCTCGCAGTTCGGCGGATTCGTGGTCTGGTACCGGGGCATGGCCGAGGTCGGCGTGCCGAAGGCCAGTCAGCTGCAGCTCGCGCAGCCGGGTCTGACCCTGGTGTGGGCCGTCCTGCTGCTGGGGGAGGAGCTGCCGCCGGCGGCGCCGGTCACCGCCCTGGCCGTCCTGCTGTGCATCGCGGCGACGCAGCGGGCCCGTACCTGAGGTCCGCCGGCGGCCTCCCGGCCGGGCGGACCGGGGCGCCGCCGGAACGGCGGGCGGGCGTACCGCGGGGCGTACCGGGGGCGTCCGGGTGCGCGGGCCGGGTCGGGGGGGCGCGGGCCGGGCCGGCGGCCGCGTTCGGCCGACGCCGCCCGGCCGCGCCCCGGCGTGCCGCACGCTCCCGGCCATCGTGACTGGTAGTGCTTGACGGACCACTCGCGACGGTGCCCAGGAAGGTGCGGAGCCATGACCCTTCTGCCGAGAACCGAAGTCCCCGGCCGCGGTCCGCAGCGACCGGCCCGCGCTCACCGGCGCCGCGACCCGCGGGGCCGCCGGGGGCGGGTCCTGGTGTCGTGGCTGACCACCACTGATCACAAGCGGATCGGCACCCTCTACCTGACCACCGCGTTCGGGTTCTTCCTGGTCGGCGGGGTGATGGCGCTGTTGATGCGGGCCGAACTGGCCAGGCCCGGGCTGCAGCTGCTGTCCAACGAGCAGTTCAACCAGCTGTTCACCATGCACGGCACGATCATGCTGCTGATGTTCGCGACGCCGCTGTTCGCGGGCTTCGCGAACTGGATCATGCCACTGCAGATCGGTGCGCCCGACGTGGCCTTCCCCCGGCTGAACATGGTCGCGTACTGGTTCTACCTGTTCGGTTCGCTGATCGTGGTGGGCGGCTTCCTGACCCCGGACGGCGCCGCCGACTTCGGCTGGTTCGCCTACGCGCCGCTGAACAGCGCGATCCACTCGCCGGGTATCGGCGGAGACATGTGGATCATGGGGCTGACCCTCTCCGGCTTCGGGACGATCATGGGCGCGGTCAACTTCATCACCACGATCATCTGCTTCCGGGCGCCGGGCCTGACCATGTTCCGGATGCCGATCTTCGTCTGGAACATCCTGCTCACCAGCGTCCTGGTGCTGTTCGCCTTCCCCGTGCTGGCCGCCGCACTGCTCGCGCTGGAGGCGGACCGCAAGTTCGGCGCGCACGTCTTCGACCCGGCCAACGGCGGCGCCCTGCTCTGGCAGCACCTGTTCTGGTTCTTCGGCCACCCCGAGGTCTACATCATCGCGCTGCCCTTCTTCGGCATCGTCACGGAGATCATCCCGGTCTTCAGCCGCAAGCCGATCTTCGGCTACTCCGGTCTGATCGCGGCCACCGTCGCCATCACCGGCCTGTCGATCACGGTCTGGGCGCACCACATGTTCGTCACCGGGCAGGTGCTGCTGCCGTTCTTCTCGATCATGACGCTGC
The sequence above is a segment of the Kitasatospora sp. NBC_00240 genome. Coding sequences within it:
- the ctaD gene encoding cytochrome c oxidase subunit I, coding for MTLLPRTEVPGRGPQRPARAHRRRDPRGRRGRVLVSWLTTTDHKRIGTLYLTTAFGFFLVGGVMALLMRAELARPGLQLLSNEQFNQLFTMHGTIMLLMFATPLFAGFANWIMPLQIGAPDVAFPRLNMVAYWFYLFGSLIVVGGFLTPDGAADFGWFAYAPLNSAIHSPGIGGDMWIMGLTLSGFGTIMGAVNFITTIICFRAPGLTMFRMPIFVWNILLTSVLVLFAFPVLAAALLALEADRKFGAHVFDPANGGALLWQHLFWFFGHPEVYIIALPFFGIVTEIIPVFSRKPIFGYSGLIAATVAITGLSITVWAHHMFVTGQVLLPFFSIMTLLIAVPTGVKFFNWIGTMWRGSLSFETPMLWTIGFLVTFLFGGLTGVLLASPPIDFHVSDSYFVVAHFHYVVFGTVVFAMFAGFHFWWPKMTGRMLDERLGKIHFWTLFVGFHTTFLVQHWLGAEGMPRRYADYLASDGFTTLNTVSTIGSFLLGISTLPFLYNLWKTARYGEKVEADDPWGYGRSLEWATSCPPPRHNFLTLPKIRSESPAFDLHHPDIAALDRLQNDREPLG